Within Anolis sagrei isolate rAnoSag1 chromosome 3, rAnoSag1.mat, whole genome shotgun sequence, the genomic segment CTTAAACAAGCTATATCCCACGCTCTAGTTTCTCTCTCGCGAGACAACAGGGGTAGTCTCACGAGAGCTCGCGGTTTCAAGTGAAGCCGCTCGAATCTTTCCTGGATGCCGCCATCTTGCCTCGGTAAAGCCACCAGAGGAGGTTTGTGGCGGTTTTCCGGGCTTTTATAAGGAAACGGTGGTCCCCACGAGGCGGGGAAGGAGGCTTGGGCTGGCTGTGCTTTCCCCGCTCCTTTTCTGAGGGACTCGGGCTCTCGGCCTTGCTTCCTTGGCTTTGTCTCCCTCTCAGAAAAGGCTTGGGCCTAGGAgtaggaggcggcggcggcggcaagaTGGCGGTGGAGTCTCGCGTTACTCAGGAGGAGATCAAGAAAGAGCCTGAAAAGCCCATCGACCGCGAGAAGGTAAAGAGAAAAGAgccagaaaggggaggagggacagactacctctgaggatgcttgccaaaatgcctctagaacatggccatatagcccgaaaaaaactacaacaacccagtgattccggccatgaaagccttcgacaatacaatgagagAAAGACTGAAGGAGATAGTAAGGAATACAGAGaaagaggccccttccacacagctgaataaaatcgcacattaactgctttgaactgggttatatggcagggaAGACtcagggccctatatcccaagggccccatatcccagaatatcaaggcaaaacaaACCCACATTATCTTGGATATCTTTGaacttggataacccagttcaaagcagatattgtgggttattctgcctcagtattttgtgtggaagggcccagagagaaaCGAATGGgagagaaacagaaaggaaaagaaagaacaccTCCACAGGTTACCTGTTCCTGCAGAATTGATCACTATaaacactgtattgttgaaggctttcatggctggaatcactgggttgtaggttttttcgagctatatggccatgctctattatttatttatttatttcaatcacttataccccgcccttctcaccccggaggggactcagggcggcttacaggggagggcacaattagatgcccgaacacataacaagtaatacaaaaaataacaattcaacacttaaattaaaacatcagtacatagtaAAAACCTAAAACAGTCTCATGTcagggtccatatatcagagtccataagtcCGTCCTATTCCGTTTGTCTTGTCTATTCCCAGGTCCTTGATTtaattgtcagagtgaccaaaagcttggtcccacatccaggtctttagttttttcctaaatgttaggagggaggtcgccgatctgatctccccagggagtgagttccacaggcggggggccgccactgagaaggccctgctcctcgtccccgtcagcctcgcttgagagactggcggggtcgagagcagggcctccccagaagatcttaaacttcgaggtgggatgtagagggagatccgttcggacaaatgctctagagacattctctcctgacgtttcgcctgcatcctcagagacctcacaacctcacaacagatccagggaagtcatgctacccatgctctattctgcattggtcagaccacacctggaatcacactgtgtccaattcttggcaccaaagttgaagggagatattgacaagctggaatgtgtccagaggagggcgactaaaatgatcaagggtctggagaacaagccctatgaggagcggcttaaagagctgggcaagtttggccttcagaagagaaggctgagaggaaacatgatagccatgtataaatatgtgagaaaaatatcacctcaacaaaagtttgctccaggcactgtcaggccattttatgctaatcaaggtggtcagttgaaacattcacaactagctccaacagacaagagttctttgtcccaccctggtcattccacagatatataaaccctttttcctagttccaacagacctcattacctctgaggatgcttgccatagatgcagacgaaacgtcaggagagactgcttctagagcatggccatatagcttgaaaaaaacctacaacaacctaactaTAAATACTTCTGAAAAATGTATTCCAGTTTTATTAGAATTTAGTATCTTCCATGATAAATGACCTTTGAAAAGAGAATATAATAAAAGgatcctaagggcccttccacacagccctatatcccagaatatcaaggcagaaaatcacagaatatctgctttggactgggttatatagcagtgagGACTCGGGGCCCTtttacacaaccctatatcccagaatatcaaggagaaAAACCCACATTGTCAgagagtggactcagatagcccagttcaaagcagatattctgggatataggattgtatggaagggcccttaggtaacccggttcaaagcagatattttgggttatTCTGCCTCAATAGtctgagttatatggttgtgtggaaagggccagagAGAAACGAATGGCAGAGAAACTGGAAGAGAAAAAACACCTCCACAGGTTACCTATTCCTGCAGAATTTACTGCTATAACACTTCTGAAAAATGTATTCCAGTTTTATAGGAATTTAgcatcttccacacagccctctattccagaatatcaaggcagaacatcccaaaatgtctgctttgaactgggttgtatggcagtgaggactcggggccctttcacacaaccctatatctcagaatatcaagcagaaaaacccacattgtctgagagtggactcagataacccagttcaaagcagatattgtggaatattttgccttgatagtctgggatatagggttgtgtggaagggcccttaggtaacccagttcaaagcagatattgtgggttattctgcctcaATATTTTGTTTGGAAGGGTCCAGAGAGAAATGAATGGgagagaaacagaaaggaagagaaagaacacCTCCACAAGTTATCTATTCCTGCAGAATTTACCGCTATAAACACTTATGAAAAATTTTATAGGAATTTAGCATCTTCCATGATAAATGAcctcttttaaaaagagaatataataaaaagattccaagggcccttccacacagccctatatcccagaatatcaaggcagaaaatcccacgatatcgtatttgaactgggttatcagagtccatactggcatatattccagttgaaagaaGATAATCTCAATCTCCGAgagggttcatagggggagataagttcggacaggtgtgtgtattatatgtgtgtgcaaGTATATCGgtgatggaacccaagtctaaataggaaattaattgttgttttatatacatCTTGTATACATAATGTgtcttaatttatttttatagaaatgcaattttaatgtggatttttttgtagacgtatgtttgtttgtttttaatttttgcagtgtttgtgttttcaaattgtgttgtaacccacctcaagccgcagggagaggtgggtaagcagtataattattattacctGAAGATTTGTATACaagatttttaataattttgtacacaAAACAAAGCGTGTGCTCATTGAACCTGCTAGTTGGGATGTCTGCATTTAGGGAGAATAATTGCAGACATCCTGGGATATGATGGCAAACAGTTGCTGTCTTGCTATTCTGCTAGTGGTTCTCCTCCAGGACGGAATCATTTGGGTTTCTCCTTGCTCTTTTGAGTAGTTGCATGCTCCAAAAATTTGAAAGGGCATGTCAGGTCATTCCAATCAATCAGAAAGAAAATTTAATAAAACAATTCAGAAATACCGGCCCCATTTCGTGCTGGGTGCTGAAAATAGTAGGGCAGTGGATGTAACAGTGAGTTTGCCATGAATCTCTTACACCCAGGATAGTACTATTGCTCTGGCATAACCTATGTGTATTTCTCTTCTATTTTTTCATATTTAATCCTCAAGTATATGtctgcaacatgctctatatCTGAGAAAGGGTTATGCAGGCTACTTGTGTCCTTTACATCTTCTGGGCAatttttttaatgcttaatattttgATATGCAGACCTGCCCCCTCTTGCTGAGGGTTttcaccaccaacaatggacgcCATCACCGAATGGATGAGTTTGCCCGTGGAAACGTACCCTCCAGTGAACTGCAGATCTACACTTGGTAAATGGCCATGATCTTGGGCATCTGGTGTGGTCCTACTTTTTAATGGATAGAGACTGTAATAGCTAACGAAAGGCAAACTATCGTCACTTTCTCTTACCCTGTTGAATGCACAGAACCTCTGCTACCTTTTTATGGAAAACTGATACAGAATGTAACTGAATGTGTTGTtttgccaaacttggcacacagctgaGATAGCTTAGAGCCACTGTGTATTATgactaaaatatatttataatattcatCAAATTCTTAAGATATTAGTTATCTGTTTGAGGGAAGGCAACTTGTCAGTCTGTGGGATACATTCAGCTCATACCCTAGTTGTTTTAGAGTTTATCCAATGCTGATAGAGATACTGGGAGAAAATCCGGTgctgaactcccccccccccccccccgggacacATCTCTTAAcaccttcctcttttctgttgcaCAGAGGCCTTTTTGTGGGTTATCTGTTGGATGAGAATTGTTATTGAACTAATCTCATTAGAGAGTGGGAGGAATCGTCTTCTAAGTGTTCATGGACTCCATCTTTAAAGTGAAGGAAAACAAtaagaccccctcccccccaaatggaATGAGGTCCCTAGTCACTATTAGGTATAGATGCAGAACTTCTTTTGGTTTTGCACCTAATAATTGTTGGGTCAGGCTGAACACCTTGTGtagcatttcccccaaaaggaGCTTTCTTCCAAAGCAGAAATTGCCAGGCTCTGATGTGGCTTCACATTAGGATGAGCTATAGGTACTGGTTCCTGGCGCTAGGAGATTAGTTGGCAGTGCGAAAGAAATGGGGTGACAAAATAAAAAGGCAGTTTTGCTATGGCTTTTTCTCTCAGCTGGCTAGTACACCTTTTGGCATGAAATGTGATGACAGTGCTTAAGAAACTTCTGCATTGTCACTTAAGTTTTTTAGTAATGATGTAACAATGTATTTAGAGGTAATGAATATTTGATATTTGTTGCCTTTGCAACTGTAGCATATATGTTTTTCAAAATACCTGAATCTGGAATGTTAACTTCTTGATTCTCTGGCCAGTAGTTTAAGTGTTGAAGAATGACGTCATGCAAATTAGTCCATCTCCTTAAGATGAAGGAGCTTAGGATGTCTCCTACAAACCCTTGTTGTAGGAGACATCCTAAGCTACAATTAAATGTAAATACCTGACTAAAACCAATTTATGAAGCTTTTCTTATGCTATAGATTTAAGGAGACAATAAGAACAGATGTATTTTTTGTCATCTCCCTCATTAGGTGTCTTAAGTGTAGGTTTAGTTCCTTAAAATTTAGTACTGGATTAAGGTTGGATTTTCAGTGTATTTGTAAAATAATTTTTTGCCAAATATATTTAAGTTTGCTTCTGAGAAAATTATGTAGGTTTCTactgtaaatcagttaaattgaATTTGATTAAAGTTATTATTCCCATACTTTTTCTGCAGTATTGTTTGTGAGAGCTTTACAGAGACCCTATCTTTATTTCCTTATTTGCATGCTGATTTTTGAAGGagtgttctaataataataataataataaatcatgtaTTTATTATGTCATGGCGAGTTTTATAATTTCTTATTAGATACATTTGTGGTGTGATGAGTATGCTTATTTTTATGCTCTGTAAGTTTTTCTTTACATgtttgttcaccgctttgagccccgattgggagaaaagcgggatataaataaagaaataataaataattgttatTCTTAAGACAGAATGGCAACTGACAAATTCTGACtggcttattgttattgtttgggtATAATTCATTAGTTTATTTTCCCATATGAAACCAGGCAAAAAGATTTGGCTGAACAACTCTTAAGTCATATGGAAATCTTGAATGTGAGATTCGTTTCCTGATAGAGGATTTTTCAGTTTATCATCTCCTTTAACAGGTTTGACTTAATAGCATGACGTAAAAATTCACTGTTTttatatctatattttattttattctctatCTTCCAGGATGGATGCAACTCTAAAGGAACTCACCAGTTTAGTGAAAGAAGTCTATCCAGAAGCAAGAAAGAAAGGCACACATTTCAACTTTGCTATAGTTTATCCAGATCTTAAAAGGCCTGGTTACAGGTAAATAATCAGCGAGAACAACAAATACATATGTTAGAAGCAAAATCTAAAAATTATAGTGAATTCTAGTGAAGAAATGCTCATAATGCTTTACCAtgaattcaaaaatattctataTTATTTACTTGAAGTCCACTAATTAAATAGATCACTTTTTGACTAAGAAATGCTTTCACAAGGGTGATTTTGCAATTGCTTCCTTTAGGACAGAAATACTTTGTCTTTATACTTGTCACAACTGAATAGTTCAGGGATCACCAATGTATTAGTTAAAAAGTAGCAAACATAAGTTACAGTCTGGAGAAGAAAGTACCCATCTAGAGAGGTGAAATGCGGCTTATATTTTGGCAGCCATAAAATGAATATCTGCTGCTACAAATAGTAAATGGGTAGAAATGTGCTAGGATCAGATTTAAGAATTATTCTTCCCCAAAACTGGTTTCTAGAAAGACAGTTCAGAACACTCCTATAAAATATGACAGGCATTTTTGTATATCATGTCTTTGCAGCTCTCTCTTTGATACAGAGGGCATCAAGAACAGACTTCCTCGGTGTGCTTCAAATCACAGTTTTCAGTGCCCTAATTTGCAGCACCTGAAACCCTTCAGTTGAGATACGGCCAGGCTGAAACGATGGGTTTGGTAGGGTCACATATGATCATAGGTGACCATAAACATGAACTGCAAGCACTTATGAGATTGTAACCCCAATTTTCAACCAGAAAAGGGTCTTGGCATCCTCTACATGCATTGCATCAGAACTTGGCAAAGTTAGGTTTTGGACTGGCGGCCATGCTGGCTTGTAGATTGTGGAATTCTTGTCCAAAAGAAGTGGCAGTTCCAAGTTTTGCATTGTATTCTGGCCTCAGCCTTTGGCATCTTCATTGAGAAAAGTCTCAGGCAGCAAAACCGAGAAAGACCTTTGGAAAGCTGCAGCCAGAGCAAAGTATACAACACTAGCTAAGAGGGAACAGTGATCTAATTTAGCATGAGGAAATGCCCTGAATTTACCGTGTATAAGCaaagttttcagcccttttttaggctgaaaaagcttcccttcgcttatactcaagtcaaagtttttttattattttactgtgttattattagtattacatttatgattttactctattattttttattacatttactctatcattatatttattttgctctattattattgcatttattatcttattctattattactgttattacattttcattattttattctattattatttttattacatttattttgctctttatgattattggaaggatacgtaagcacatttacattgaagtaggttagaataatggtttaatcagagctggacagtcctttcttaaattagttttatgtaaatatacaaaaacatttaacctactgatacctcaatttaattttattggtaccttgtttttattttgaaatttaccagtagctgctgcttttccctcccaccctcagcttatactcgagtcaatacattttcccagttttttgtggtaaaattaggtgcctcggcttatatttgcttggcttatactcgagtatatatggtaaattgaattttaattttgGTCTTAATTTTTATAAAGGTGAATAATGTCTCCTTTTTTCTACAGGGTGAAGGAAATTGGTAGCACAATGTCGGGAAGAAAGGGCACAGAAGACTCCATGACGCTCCAGTCTCAGAAGTTCCATATAGGGGATTACCTCGACATAGCAATTACTCCTCCAAATAGAG encodes:
- the SAP18 gene encoding histone deacetylase complex subunit SAP18 gives rise to the protein MAVESRVTQEEIKKEPEKPIDREKTCPLLLRVFTTNNGRHHRMDEFARGNVPSSELQIYTWMDATLKELTSLVKEVYPEARKKGTHFNFAIVYPDLKRPGYRVKEIGSTMSGRKGTEDSMTLQSQKFHIGDYLDIAITPPNRAPPPSGRMRPY